From a single Geothermobacter hydrogeniphilus genomic region:
- the acnA gene encoding aconitate hydratase AcnA — MREQTFNACRTLSVGGNDYQYYALEAVAEAGFGTIDRLPFTLKVLLENLLRFEDGDTVTRADIEALAGWLSERRSDHEIAFRPARVLMQDFTGVPAVVDLAAMRDAVKRAGGDPQRINPRIPVDLIIDHSVMVDKYAMPEAFAYNVKREMERNRERYMFLRWGQTAFDNFRVVPPGTGICHQVNLEYLGRTVWSEERDGVRFAYPDTLVGTDSHTTMINGLAVLGWGVGGIEAEAAMLGQPISMLIPEVVGFRFTGALREGVTATDLVLTVTEQLRAFGVVGKFVEFFGEGLSRLSLADRATIGNMSPEYGATCGFFPVDQVTLDYLRLTGRPDETLALVEAYAREQGMWRSDDGPDPLYSDVLELDLATVQPSLAGPKRPQDRVNLVDLRKATETAIPAGEEGKQVPVTDAGYRLKQGDVVIAAITSCTNTSNPAVMMGAGLVAKKAVEKGLRQKPWVKTSLAPGSKVVTDYLEKAGLQQYLDTLGFNVVGYGCTTCIGNSGPLTGPIAEAIETGDLTVCSVLSGNRNFEGRIHAQTRANWLASPPLVVAFALAGTTRIDLDREPLGEDREGNPVYLKDIWPSDAEIAELVKLVSAGMFREKYADVFSGEENWRELPVPEGETYAWDPASTYVREPSFFDLREPATGGLEGFSGARLLAKLGDSITTDHISPAGAILASTPAGIYLREHGVEPVEFNSYGSRRGNHEVMVRGTFANLRLRNELAPGTEGGFSIGPDGEVTTLFEAAMAYQQEGTPLLIVAGREYGTGSSRDWAAKGTLLLGVKAVIAESYERIHRSNLIGMGVLPLQFKDGMTRETLGLDGSETFDLSDQSAPLEPGQELIIVIHRADGRSEEVPVLCRLDTQNEIRYYINGGILNYVLQRIMKAQG, encoded by the coding sequence ATGAGAGAACAGACCTTCAATGCCTGCCGTACTCTTTCAGTCGGCGGCAACGACTATCAATATTACGCCCTCGAAGCGGTCGCCGAGGCCGGTTTCGGGACGATCGACCGCTTGCCCTTCACCCTCAAGGTGCTGCTGGAGAATCTGCTGCGCTTCGAGGACGGCGACACGGTCACCCGCGCCGACATCGAGGCCTTGGCCGGCTGGCTGAGTGAACGACGCAGCGACCACGAGATCGCCTTCCGCCCGGCCCGGGTGCTGATGCAGGATTTCACCGGCGTGCCTGCGGTAGTCGACCTGGCCGCCATGCGCGACGCGGTCAAACGGGCCGGCGGTGACCCGCAACGGATCAACCCGCGGATTCCCGTTGACCTGATCATCGACCATTCGGTGATGGTCGACAAGTACGCCATGCCGGAGGCCTTCGCCTACAACGTCAAGCGGGAGATGGAGCGCAACCGTGAACGCTACATGTTTCTGCGCTGGGGGCAGACGGCCTTCGACAATTTCCGGGTGGTGCCGCCCGGCACCGGCATCTGCCACCAGGTCAACCTCGAGTACCTCGGCCGCACCGTCTGGAGTGAGGAGCGGGACGGCGTGAGATTCGCCTATCCCGATACCCTGGTCGGCACCGATTCGCACACCACCATGATCAACGGCCTGGCGGTCCTCGGCTGGGGGGTCGGCGGCATCGAGGCCGAAGCGGCGATGCTCGGTCAGCCGATTTCGATGCTGATCCCGGAGGTGGTCGGCTTCCGCTTTACCGGCGCCCTGCGCGAGGGGGTGACCGCCACCGACCTGGTGCTGACGGTCACCGAGCAGTTGCGCGCATTCGGCGTGGTCGGCAAGTTCGTCGAGTTTTTCGGCGAGGGGCTGTCGCGACTCTCGCTCGCCGACCGGGCCACCATCGGCAACATGTCGCCCGAATACGGTGCCACCTGCGGTTTCTTCCCCGTTGACCAGGTGACTCTCGACTACCTGCGCCTGACCGGTCGTCCTGACGAGACCCTCGCCCTGGTCGAAGCCTATGCCAGAGAGCAGGGCATGTGGCGTTCTGATGACGGCCCCGACCCGCTCTACAGCGATGTGCTGGAGCTCGACCTGGCGACGGTTCAGCCGAGCCTGGCCGGGCCGAAGCGTCCCCAGGACCGGGTCAACCTGGTGGATCTGAGAAAGGCGACCGAGACGGCGATCCCGGCCGGAGAGGAAGGCAAACAGGTCCCGGTCACCGACGCCGGGTACCGGCTCAAGCAGGGAGACGTGGTGATTGCCGCCATCACCTCCTGCACCAACACCTCCAACCCGGCGGTGATGATGGGCGCCGGGCTGGTGGCGAAAAAGGCGGTTGAAAAGGGACTGCGGCAGAAACCCTGGGTCAAGACCTCGCTGGCGCCCGGCTCCAAGGTGGTCACCGACTACCTGGAGAAGGCCGGGCTGCAGCAGTACCTCGACACCCTCGGCTTCAACGTGGTCGGCTATGGCTGCACCACCTGCATCGGCAACTCCGGCCCGCTGACCGGGCCGATTGCCGAGGCGATCGAGACCGGTGACCTGACGGTCTGCTCGGTGCTTTCCGGCAATCGCAACTTCGAGGGCCGGATTCACGCCCAGACCCGCGCCAACTGGCTCGCCTCGCCGCCGCTGGTGGTCGCCTTCGCCCTCGCCGGCACCACCCGCATCGATCTCGACCGGGAGCCGCTCGGCGAGGACCGGGAGGGCAACCCGGTTTATCTGAAGGATATCTGGCCGAGTGACGCCGAGATCGCCGAACTGGTGAAGTTGGTGTCGGCGGGGATGTTCCGCGAAAAATACGCCGATGTCTTCAGCGGTGAAGAGAACTGGCGCGAGCTGCCGGTTCCGGAAGGGGAGACCTACGCCTGGGATCCGGCCTCGACCTACGTGCGTGAGCCGTCCTTCTTCGACCTGCGTGAACCGGCAACCGGCGGCCTGGAGGGCTTCTCCGGGGCGCGCCTGCTGGCAAAGCTGGGAGATTCGATCACCACCGACCATATTTCGCCGGCAGGGGCGATTCTCGCCTCGACCCCGGCCGGTATCTACCTGCGTGAGCATGGTGTCGAGCCGGTCGAGTTCAACTCCTACGGTTCGCGGCGTGGCAACCACGAAGTGATGGTGCGCGGCACCTTCGCCAATCTCCGGTTGCGCAATGAGCTGGCGCCCGGGACCGAGGGAGGCTTTTCCATCGGCCCCGACGGCGAGGTGACGACCCTCTTCGAGGCCGCCATGGCATACCAGCAGGAGGGCACGCCGCTGCTGATTGTCGCCGGCAGGGAATACGGTACCGGTTCCAGCCGGGACTGGGCGGCCAAGGGAACCCTGTTGCTCGGGGTGAAGGCGGTGATCGCCGAGAGCTACGAGCGCATCCACCGTTCCAACCTGATCGGCATGGGGGTGCTGCCGCTGCAGTTCAAGGACGGTATGACCCGCGAGACCCTGGGTCTGGACGGCAGCGAAACCTTCGATCTGTCCGACCAGTCCGCGCCGCTTGAGCCCGGCCAGGAGCTGAT
- a CDS encoding mechanosensitive ion channel family protein → MLETIRQIFTETFLGIPLSRVAAALGVLILALLVKKLIGQFFLRILFPLAGRTRGEYDDRALQALRKPAEFLAVIGGLFISLQLLQLPVKPVNLNLFGSALIKVLVTFNIAWVLFNLVDVLDLLLGRWAGRTETDLDDHLAPFIRKSLRVFIVAMAILMVVQNLGYSISGLLASLGIGGLAVALAAKDTLANIFGSIMILLDRPFGLGDWIKTGDLEGTVEEVGFRSTRIRTFAKTLITVPNSVIANQSINNFSRMPKRRIKLTVGVTYATTPQQMRDAVAAIREMLRSHPAINQDFWLVNFTDFAPSSLDIMVYCFTTTTNWGEYLDARQDVCLKIMDILEEMGLQIAFPSRTIYLENKAADMEMAEAEEKT, encoded by the coding sequence ATGCTCGAAACCATCCGCCAGATCTTCACCGAAACCTTTCTCGGCATCCCTTTGAGCCGCGTTGCCGCCGCCCTCGGGGTGCTGATCCTCGCCCTGCTGGTGAAAAAACTGATCGGCCAGTTCTTTCTCCGCATCCTCTTCCCGCTGGCCGGGCGCACCCGGGGAGAATACGATGACCGGGCGCTGCAGGCACTGCGCAAACCGGCTGAATTCCTGGCGGTGATCGGTGGGCTCTTCATCAGCCTGCAGCTGCTGCAGCTGCCGGTCAAGCCGGTCAACCTGAACCTGTTCGGCAGCGCCCTCATCAAGGTGCTGGTAACCTTCAACATCGCCTGGGTGCTGTTCAACCTGGTCGACGTCCTCGACCTGCTGCTGGGCCGCTGGGCGGGCAGAACCGAAACCGATCTCGACGATCACCTGGCACCCTTCATTCGCAAGTCGCTGCGGGTTTTCATCGTCGCCATGGCGATCCTGATGGTGGTGCAGAACCTCGGCTACTCGATCTCCGGGCTGCTCGCCTCACTCGGCATCGGCGGCCTGGCGGTGGCGCTGGCCGCCAAGGATACCCTGGCCAACATCTTCGGTTCGATCATGATCCTGCTCGACCGCCCCTTCGGCCTTGGCGACTGGATCAAAACCGGGGACCTGGAAGGGACCGTTGAAGAGGTCGGCTTCCGCTCAACCCGCATCCGCACCTTTGCCAAGACCCTGATCACCGTCCCCAACTCGGTGATCGCCAACCAGTCGATCAACAATTTCAGCCGGATGCCGAAACGGCGCATCAAGCTGACCGTCGGAGTGACCTACGCCACAACCCCGCAGCAGATGCGGGACGCGGTCGCCGCCATCCGCGAGATGCTGCGCAGCCACCCGGCCATCAACCAGGACTTCTGGCTGGTCAACTTCACCGACTTCGCTCCTTCGTCCCTCGACATCATGGTCTACTGCTTCACCACGACCACCAACTGGGGCGAGTACCTCGACGCCCGCCAGGACGTCTGCCTGAAAATCATGGATATCCTGGAAGAAATGGGACTGCAGATCGCCTTCCCGAGCCGGACGATCTACCTGGAGAACAAAGCCGCGGATATGGAGATGGCAGAAGCTGAAGAAAAAACCTGA
- a CDS encoding fatty acid desaturase produces MPVQPSDPGRNWPDRHPQLAPFCKSDNRRALWQVVNTVGPYLLLWSLAVNSIEKNAPWPLTGLILIFAAAFLVRIFILFHDCVHGSFFTARKANTFFGYLFGLLVFTSFEDWRFTHLRHHATYANLDARGFGDIWTMTVEEYRSSSRWKRLGYRLYRHPLVLLGLGALFNFLLHNRLPDRRARRQEAMSVALTNLLLLAIALIAGATIGWRTYLIVQLPVLWLAGAMGIWLFYVQHQFEGGYWARKEDWDPLRAAMVGSSFYQLPALFDWFSGHIGYHHIHHLKPRIPNYFLPICQRTIPALKQKRPIRLRQSLSCTRVKLWDEAAGRMVDFSGETPATGN; encoded by the coding sequence ATGCCTGTTCAACCATCCGATCCCGGTCGCAACTGGCCGGACCGCCACCCGCAACTGGCCCCGTTCTGCAAAAGTGACAACCGCCGCGCATTGTGGCAGGTTGTCAATACCGTCGGCCCCTACCTGCTGCTCTGGTCCCTGGCGGTCAACAGCATCGAAAAGAATGCTCCCTGGCCGTTGACCGGACTGATACTGATCTTCGCCGCCGCCTTCCTGGTACGGATTTTCATCCTCTTTCACGACTGCGTCCACGGCAGTTTTTTCACCGCCAGAAAAGCCAACACCTTTTTCGGCTACCTCTTCGGCCTGCTGGTCTTCACCTCCTTCGAAGACTGGCGGTTCACGCATCTGCGTCATCATGCGACTTATGCCAACCTCGATGCGCGCGGCTTCGGCGACATCTGGACCATGACGGTGGAGGAATATCGGTCCAGCTCGCGATGGAAGCGCCTGGGGTATCGTCTTTATCGCCATCCCCTGGTGCTGCTCGGTCTGGGAGCGCTGTTCAATTTCCTGCTGCACAACCGCCTGCCCGACCGCCGGGCCCGCCGACAGGAAGCCATGAGCGTGGCCCTGACCAACCTGCTGCTGTTGGCCATTGCCCTGATCGCCGGTGCCACCATCGGCTGGCGCACCTACCTAATCGTGCAGTTGCCGGTTCTCTGGCTGGCCGGTGCCATGGGGATCTGGCTTTTCTACGTGCAGCACCAGTTCGAAGGGGGATACTGGGCTCGCAAAGAAGACTGGGACCCGCTCCGGGCCGCCATGGTGGGAAGTTCCTTCTACCAGCTGCCGGCCTTATTCGACTGGTTCTCGGGACACATCGGCTACCATCACATCCACCACCTCAAACCGCGCATCCCCAACTATTTTCTGCCCATCTGCCAGCGAACCATACCCGCCCTGAAGCAAAAACGACCGATACGGCTGCGCCAGAGCCTGTCCTGCACCAGGGTCAAGCTCTGGGATGAGGCGGCTGGACGCATGGTTGATTTTTCGGGGGAGACTCCTGCCACGGGCAACTGA
- a CDS encoding Hsp20/alpha crystallin family protein, which translates to MPLVRWNPLPELEELRRRMDEMSREDRALVEEKLPEAIPWQPLTDIYEDETQIVLCLELPGVPQEDITLQVEDHQLVVAGERHLPQEEGFQRVEGNYGPFSRMFALPPGISEEEISARCENGVLRVVLPKQPAGKPKQIEVAAD; encoded by the coding sequence ATGCCGCTGGTCCGATGGAATCCCCTGCCCGAACTGGAAGAATTGCGCCGGAGGATGGATGAGATGTCCCGCGAAGATCGTGCCCTGGTCGAGGAAAAGCTGCCCGAGGCGATCCCCTGGCAGCCGCTGACGGATATCTACGAAGACGAAACGCAGATTGTCCTCTGTCTGGAGCTTCCCGGTGTCCCGCAGGAGGATATCACCCTGCAGGTCGAGGATCATCAGCTGGTCGTCGCGGGAGAGAGGCATCTGCCGCAGGAAGAAGGCTTTCAGCGTGTTGAAGGGAATTACGGTCCCTTCAGCCGGATGTTCGCCCTGCCCCCCGGCATCAGTGAAGAAGAGATCAGTGCCCGCTGTGAAAACGGTGTCCTGCGCGTGGTGCTGCCCAAACAGCCGGCCGGCAAGCCGAAGCAGATTGAGGTTGCGGCGGATTGA
- a CDS encoding AAA family ATPase gives MSRYRKTRSPIYVRLSEQRIAQIEGLVDSWSFETQRFVLRRLHQYTPSRSILKTFPIWLHSVFWPRERKFVHLCDPERLSDWRRRIEVSGSQSANATWERILDRELDWHDYQYLRFLLEKRTSDIFVPPALCDLFKKIYHAHILKEYSDDPQVPRTPLVLVIGSSGSGKSVTVKEAVEQAIFQNEVRPVLDLQAKREEVLADQPIWRSLEEVDFELAVAIERRHKLELLRFLSHLPLIKYFYRKRISQALSNLEEEGVPVDFAMITPNDYQTAWAGEPGNYLRKAMGDPRRTCIRHLEEAHSAFGRPDQMSAVKGQQSTLVDAANIILDEIAFGRRDCLLIATTDQPEQFDPAIYRRFVERGLVIDIGDYWCDPENLKEVVRMELRRHNFTFETDRLEENRVPESALERTVEKLAPIFRERSLRMIPAYVRRLIHSIISLKGDFDPVYFDDQFLVRDALKAVARNVHGSLYNKLVGHMDRSVQWSEYIGTIKNEFSEMANNSLYYNVNEEKGVVLTGPPGSGKTYMVQAWLGDNREVQDLVVNLNDLTDPMSPLEGMVENLERAYDIAKMLSPSMVFFDEGDAIAPRRSPTGGSPYDKVTNKFLSIIDGEAPLNRVFTVLTTNRLDILDPALIRSKRLKVLNVTGHLRDEDALRIIRKEMAGIPLEENLSHEEIVRSARGLCETPADFTAFAEKIRSLRTTEIEVIEKLQAAVRGSEADRARFVRFNYKILLGLLEGSAGDNTLALKARQGEEELLRCLAPAAEKLGHYQEDGSYPVSTWHLQSARQQLAASPTRKGKQDLDQFLETELSNEPQVGFVVGVGANETSGVLLPIASSLVYRMFPEKIVVTGAVSSAAPGAAEMDLAVQMTRQSAQEALTLVENYLQSLCPEFNVSRLLGAYLDGYTLHHQLLSASYSVGGPSAGFALAINTLSVLIYLPVLNDFGITGAPWTKGSQRGEVGASVIIGGHRQKAEKVLQYLPRMFMPQPNYLDFEPELLEAYRVEGRNIQGVVSFSALVPEVFYFGDEPLRQLQELHRERIKMELDKAHGVPHPRCEKRLEQTLADLRRHCEQEIRRRMQAIREFVADPEQREINLERLFAAGQVEMSARDQLSEACKPGSAGGQ, from the coding sequence ATGAGCAGATACCGCAAAACCCGCAGCCCGATCTACGTCAGGCTCTCCGAGCAGCGAATCGCGCAAATTGAGGGGCTGGTCGATTCCTGGAGCTTCGAAACCCAGCGTTTCGTTCTGCGTCGCCTGCACCAGTACACGCCCTCGCGGTCGATTCTGAAAACCTTTCCCATCTGGCTGCACAGCGTCTTCTGGCCCCGGGAGCGGAAGTTTGTTCATCTCTGCGATCCGGAGCGGCTTTCCGACTGGCGGCGGCGCATCGAGGTCTCCGGTTCACAAAGCGCCAACGCCACCTGGGAGCGGATTCTCGACCGCGAACTCGACTGGCACGACTACCAGTATCTGCGTTTCCTGCTGGAAAAACGCACTTCCGATATTTTTGTCCCTCCTGCTCTGTGTGATCTTTTCAAGAAGATCTACCACGCTCATATTCTCAAGGAATACAGTGATGATCCCCAGGTGCCGCGTACGCCGCTGGTGCTGGTGATCGGCTCTTCCGGCAGCGGCAAAAGCGTGACTGTCAAGGAGGCGGTGGAGCAGGCGATCTTCCAGAACGAGGTCCGCCCGGTGCTCGACCTGCAGGCCAAGCGCGAGGAAGTTCTGGCCGATCAGCCGATCTGGCGCAGTCTCGAGGAGGTCGATTTCGAGCTGGCGGTCGCCATCGAGCGACGGCATAAGCTGGAACTGCTGCGGTTCCTCTCCCATCTGCCGCTGATCAAGTATTTCTATCGCAAACGTATCAGCCAGGCGCTTTCCAACCTGGAAGAAGAAGGGGTGCCGGTCGATTTCGCCATGATCACCCCCAACGATTACCAGACCGCCTGGGCGGGGGAGCCGGGCAATTACCTGCGCAAGGCGATGGGGGACCCGCGCCGGACCTGCATCCGCCACCTGGAGGAAGCCCACAGTGCCTTCGGCCGGCCCGACCAGATGAGTGCCGTCAAGGGGCAGCAGTCGACCCTGGTCGATGCCGCCAACATCATCCTCGACGAGATCGCCTTCGGTCGCCGGGACTGTCTGCTGATTGCCACCACCGATCAGCCGGAACAATTTGACCCGGCCATCTACCGGCGTTTTGTCGAGCGCGGGCTGGTGATCGATATCGGCGACTACTGGTGCGATCCGGAGAACCTGAAGGAAGTGGTGCGGATGGAATTGCGGCGGCACAATTTTACTTTTGAAACCGACCGCCTCGAAGAAAACCGAGTTCCGGAGAGTGCCCTTGAGCGGACCGTCGAAAAGCTGGCGCCGATTTTTCGCGAACGTTCACTGCGCATGATTCCCGCCTACGTGCGGCGGCTGATTCATTCGATCATCAGCCTCAAGGGGGACTTCGATCCGGTCTACTTCGATGACCAGTTTCTGGTGCGTGACGCCCTCAAGGCCGTGGCGCGCAATGTCCATGGATCCCTTTACAACAAGCTGGTCGGGCACATGGATCGCTCGGTGCAGTGGTCGGAGTATATCGGCACCATCAAGAACGAGTTCTCCGAAATGGCCAACAACTCCCTCTACTACAACGTCAACGAGGAGAAGGGGGTGGTGCTGACCGGGCCGCCCGGATCGGGCAAGACCTACATGGTGCAGGCCTGGCTGGGAGACAATCGCGAGGTGCAGGACCTGGTGGTCAACCTCAACGACCTGACCGACCCGATGTCGCCGCTGGAGGGGATGGTGGAGAATCTCGAACGGGCCTATGACATCGCCAAGATGCTTTCGCCGTCGATGGTCTTTTTCGACGAAGGGGACGCCATCGCCCCGCGCCGCAGTCCGACCGGGGGCAGTCCCTACGACAAGGTGACCAACAAGTTCCTCTCCATCATCGACGGCGAAGCGCCCCTCAACCGGGTTTTCACCGTGCTGACCACCAACCGGCTCGATATCCTCGACCCGGCGCTGATCCGTTCCAAGCGGCTCAAGGTGCTCAATGTCACCGGTCATCTGCGTGACGAGGATGCCCTGCGCATCATCCGCAAGGAGATGGCCGGCATCCCCCTGGAGGAGAACCTCAGCCACGAAGAAATTGTCCGTTCGGCGCGCGGGCTCTGCGAAACCCCGGCCGATTTCACCGCCTTCGCCGAAAAGATCCGCAGTCTGCGTACCACTGAAATCGAGGTGATTGAAAAACTGCAGGCCGCGGTGCGCGGCAGCGAGGCTGACCGGGCGCGTTTCGTGCGTTTCAATTACAAGATTCTGCTCGGTCTGCTGGAGGGCTCCGCCGGGGACAATACGCTGGCCCTGAAGGCCCGACAGGGTGAGGAGGAACTGCTCCGCTGCCTGGCTCCTGCGGCCGAAAAGCTGGGGCATTACCAGGAAGACGGCAGCTATCCGGTCAGTACCTGGCACCTGCAGTCGGCCCGTCAGCAGCTCGCCGCCAGCCCGACCCGCAAGGGCAAACAGGATCTCGACCAGTTTCTCGAAACCGAACTCTCCAACGAACCGCAGGTCGGCTTCGTGGTCGGGGTCGGCGCCAACGAGACCAGCGGCGTGCTGTTGCCGATCGCCTCGTCGCTGGTCTATCGCATGTTTCCGGAAAAAATCGTCGTCACCGGCGCGGTTTCATCAGCGGCGCCGGGGGCCGCCGAAATGGATCTGGCGGTGCAGATGACCCGACAGAGCGCGCAGGAAGCACTCACCCTGGTGGAAAATTACCTGCAGTCGCTCTGCCCCGAGTTCAACGTTTCCCGGCTGCTCGGTGCCTATCTCGACGGTTACACCCTTCATCACCAGCTGCTTTCGGCGTCCTACAGCGTCGGTGGCCCATCGGCCGGTTTCGCTCTGGCGATCAACACCCTCTCGGTCCTGATCTATCTGCCGGTACTCAACGATTTCGGCATCACCGGCGCGCCCTGGACCAAGGGTTCGCAACGTGGTGAAGTCGGCGCCTCGGTGATCATCGGCGGGCATCGCCAGAAGGCTGAAAAGGTGTTGCAGTACCTGCCGCGGATGTTCATGCCGCAGCCGAATTATCTCGATTTCGAGCCGGAGCTGCTGGAGGCCTACCGGGTCGAAGGACGCAATATCCAGGGGGTGGTCAGCTTTTCGGCGCTGGTGCCGGAGGTCTTTTATTTCGGTGACGAACCCTTGCGGCAGCTGCAGGAGCTGCACCGTGAACGGATCAAGATGGAGCTCGACAAAGCGCACGGCGTTCCTCATCCGCGCTGTGAGAAGCGTCTTGAACAGACCCTGGCCGATCTGCGTCGTCACTGCGAACAGGAGATCCGTCGGCGGATGCAGGCGATCCGGGAGTTCGTTGCCGATCCGGAGCAGCGGGAGATCAACCTGGAGCGTCTTTTCGCTGCCGGACAGGTGGAGATGTCCGCCCGGGACCAGCTCTCCGAGGCTTGCAAACCGGGCTCGGCTGGTGGACAATAG
- a CDS encoding SPFH domain-containing protein → MEEEQRYRLLQRARVKNFIKRVVLLLVAGLMLYGLVALVYATKTFYKVRRNYAVILEDLGGQRRVVDEVGWHGRLPFFTRLELEVPLMNQEMHLGGRPEPVRIVSQGNVALWTSAMLTYRIRDLERWGIENQSPQSLLQNDFDGIVKDVMQANMVDDLISKRERIKEEIFIDLKKRPINKGGPTLEDKYGIEIVSFILRDTRFGDKLAAASEEKKRRELIAEAENYAADQEASRTRKLYAAYSDSIRQFRAALGMTADDNRALFQFLNQQKWATAYEKNQSGQNTFVLNNTNGGIPVVLPTSRVNVEKVEQRHEQIPQNPQPDLRQALRAANRAN, encoded by the coding sequence GTGGAAGAGGAACAACGCTATCGTCTGCTGCAGCGGGCGCGGGTGAAGAATTTCATCAAGCGCGTCGTCCTGCTGCTGGTTGCCGGATTGATGCTCTACGGCCTGGTGGCGCTGGTCTACGCGACCAAGACCTTCTACAAGGTACGGCGCAACTATGCCGTGATTCTGGAGGATCTCGGCGGTCAGCGACGGGTGGTCGATGAAGTCGGCTGGCACGGCCGCCTGCCCTTTTTCACCCGTCTGGAACTGGAAGTGCCGCTGATGAACCAGGAGATGCACCTCGGCGGGCGGCCGGAGCCGGTGCGCATCGTCTCGCAGGGGAATGTCGCCCTCTGGACCAGTGCCATGTTGACCTACCGCATTCGTGACCTGGAACGCTGGGGAATCGAGAACCAGTCGCCGCAGAGCCTGCTGCAGAACGATTTCGACGGCATCGTCAAGGATGTCATGCAGGCCAACATGGTCGATGACCTGATCTCCAAACGTGAACGGATCAAGGAAGAAATTTTTATCGATCTGAAGAAGCGGCCGATCAACAAGGGCGGGCCGACCCTGGAGGACAAGTACGGGATTGAAATCGTTTCGTTTATTCTCCGTGACACCCGGTTCGGCGATAAACTGGCCGCCGCCAGTGAAGAGAAAAAACGTCGCGAATTGATCGCCGAGGCGGAGAACTACGCCGCCGACCAGGAAGCGAGCCGGACCCGCAAGCTCTACGCCGCCTACAGTGATTCGATTCGGCAGTTCCGTGCCGCTCTCGGTATGACGGCCGATGACAATCGCGCCCTGTTCCAGTTTCTCAACCAGCAGAAGTGGGCGACCGCCTACGAAAAGAACCAGTCCGGCCAGAATACCTTTGTTCTCAACAACACCAATGGCGGTATCCCGGTGGTCCTGCCGACCAGCCGGGTGAATGTTGAAAAGGTGGAGCAGCGGCATGAGCAGATACCGCAAAACCCGCAGCCCGATCTACGTCAGGCTCTCCGAGCAGCGAATCGCGCAAATTGA
- a CDS encoding DUF362 domain-containing protein encodes MPSKVYFADLRSGYRENLFDKLTRLLTEAGLTDLFQRGSLVAVKVHFGEKGGHAYIRPTFLRRIVDILRDAGHKPFLTDSSTLYPGERKEAISALRCAIENGFDFAVAGAPLIMCDGLRGHSARRVPINGELLREAEIGAEILEADGLVVVSHFKCHELTGFGGAIKNLGMGCSSRTGKMEQHCNVAPTVKEERCTSCGACLRVCAHSAIRAVDGKARIDPEKCVGCARCITICRDTAISINWGAESNQVMKKMAEYALGAVNGKADRVLFVNFVTQVSPLCDCYGHTDAPIVPDQGILVSRDPVAIDQAGADLVNRAEALPGTALVTNLKAGEDKFRGLHPEIDWEVSLEHGEKVGLGSRKYRLETLKPKGRDW; translated from the coding sequence ATGCCCAGCAAGGTTTATTTTGCCGATCTGCGCAGCGGCTATCGGGAAAACCTGTTCGACAAACTCACCCGTCTGCTGACTGAAGCCGGCCTGACCGATCTGTTCCAGCGCGGCAGCCTGGTGGCGGTCAAGGTCCATTTCGGCGAAAAGGGCGGCCATGCCTACATCCGGCCGACCTTCCTGCGCCGCATCGTCGATATCCTGCGTGACGCCGGGCACAAACCCTTCCTCACCGACTCCAGCACCCTCTACCCGGGGGAACGCAAGGAAGCGATTTCCGCCCTGCGCTGTGCCATCGAAAACGGCTTCGACTTCGCCGTCGCCGGTGCGCCGCTGATCATGTGCGACGGGCTGCGCGGCCACAGCGCGCGGCGGGTACCGATCAACGGTGAACTGCTGCGGGAAGCGGAAATCGGCGCGGAGATTCTCGAGGCCGACGGCCTGGTGGTGGTCAGCCATTTCAAGTGTCACGAGCTGACCGGCTTCGGCGGGGCGATCAAGAACCTCGGCATGGGCTGTTCCAGCCGGACCGGGAAGATGGAACAGCACTGCAATGTCGCGCCGACGGTCAAGGAGGAACGCTGCACCTCCTGCGGCGCCTGCCTGCGGGTCTGCGCCCACTCGGCCATCAGAGCGGTGGACGGCAAGGCCCGCATCGACCCCGAAAAATGTGTCGGCTGCGCCCGCTGCATCACCATCTGTCGGGATACTGCCATCAGCATCAACTGGGGGGCCGAATCGAATCAGGTGATGAAAAAAATGGCCGAGTACGCCCTCGGCGCGGTGAACGGCAAGGCGGATCGTGTCCTGTTCGTCAACTTCGTCACCCAGGTCTCCCCGCTGTGCGACTGCTACGGCCACACCGACGCGCCGATCGTCCCCGACCAGGGGATCCTGGTCAGCAGAGACCCGGTCGCCATCGACCAGGCCGGTGCCGACCTGGTCAACCGGGCCGAAGCCCTGCCGGGAACCGCCCTGGTCACCAACCTGAAAGCCGGCGAGGACAAGTTCCGCGGCCTGCATCCCGAAATCGACTGGGAAGTCAGTCTCGAACACGGCGAAAAGGTGGGGCTGGGAAGCCGAAAGTACCGGCTGGAGACGCTCAAGCCGAAGGGACGGGACTGGTAA